One segment of Streptomyces sp. NA02950 DNA contains the following:
- a CDS encoding ABC transporter ATP-binding protein has translation MASRTTEQPGEEQSGQPRDEQPGEELRFRPPSLVALQNNPVTTRSMVRRLPQLVRRSLALAWKVDRRAVVALLVCQALSGFFEAFGLLATTGTITALISSGEITERLREALPSIAVLAGAAGLRALLGIAVNNISSRLSPRISREAETQMLDAAINAELAAYDNPGFNDKWDAADRGAEVAQDLITESQQFMASLASLIAAAGVVTVLHPALLPLLLLAALPQGIAGMKAARVQYETSRAMSADRRTLGLLRWFMIDKDIADQLRSGTMAAFLLERYRAIGVRVDTATDQAVHRGARYALLGAVAGGLASGLVWLSLALLLGAGQMSVASAGTAVFALRTVATSLQGMVGYGTRLFRTGLYVDDWAEFIQEAGGHRIRRGSGAPAAPRVVRVEGLTYAYPESDAPALDDVTLEVRRGEVLALVGENGSGKTTLSKLLTGLYLPTKGAVTWDGTNVEELDPQEMWRHTAVVPQDYAHWPLSARDNITLGQPRGGDEAVRTAAAHSGAHEVVDGLRSGLDTLLARQWWGGVELSGGQWQRIALARAFHRPAGLLVMDEPTSALDARAEHRIFAGLRRMAQDRAVVLVTHRLANVAVADRIVVLDHGRVIQQGTFQQLTRSPGLFRELWELQNDRGVPAPRGEMP, from the coding sequence GTGGCATCACGGACCACTGAGCAGCCCGGTGAGGAACAGAGCGGACAACCGAGGGACGAACAGCCCGGTGAGGAGCTGAGGTTCCGGCCTCCGTCGCTGGTGGCATTGCAGAACAACCCGGTCACCACCCGGTCGATGGTCCGCAGACTGCCGCAACTGGTGCGGCGGTCGCTGGCGCTGGCCTGGAAGGTGGACCGCAGGGCGGTGGTGGCGCTGCTGGTGTGCCAGGCGCTGTCGGGGTTCTTCGAGGCTTTCGGGCTGCTGGCCACCACCGGCACCATCACCGCGCTGATCTCCTCCGGGGAGATCACCGAGCGGCTGCGGGAGGCGTTGCCGTCGATCGCGGTGCTGGCGGGGGCGGCCGGGCTGCGGGCACTGCTGGGGATCGCGGTCAACAACATCTCCAGCAGGCTGTCCCCGCGGATCTCGCGGGAGGCCGAGACCCAGATGCTGGACGCGGCGATCAATGCCGAGCTGGCGGCGTACGACAACCCCGGGTTCAACGACAAGTGGGACGCGGCGGACCGGGGCGCCGAGGTCGCGCAGGATCTGATCACCGAGTCTCAGCAGTTCATGGCCAGTCTGGCGTCGCTGATCGCGGCGGCGGGCGTGGTCACGGTGCTGCACCCGGCGCTGCTGCCCCTGCTGTTGCTGGCGGCGCTGCCGCAGGGGATCGCCGGGATGAAGGCGGCCCGGGTCCAGTACGAGACCAGCCGGGCGATGAGCGCGGACCGGCGCACGCTGGGGCTGCTGCGCTGGTTCATGATCGACAAGGACATCGCCGATCAGCTCCGGTCCGGCACCATGGCCGCCTTTCTGCTGGAGCGGTACCGGGCCATCGGGGTGCGGGTGGACACGGCGACCGACCAGGCGGTGCACCGGGGCGCGCGGTACGCGCTGCTGGGGGCGGTGGCCGGCGGGCTCGCCTCGGGGCTGGTGTGGCTGTCGCTGGCGCTGCTGCTGGGCGCGGGACAGATGTCGGTGGCCTCGGCGGGGACCGCCGTCTTCGCGCTGCGTACGGTGGCCACGTCGTTGCAGGGCATGGTCGGCTACGGGACCCGGCTGTTCCGCACCGGGCTGTATGTGGACGACTGGGCGGAGTTCATCCAGGAGGCGGGCGGTCACCGGATACGGCGCGGCAGCGGGGCCCCGGCGGCACCGCGGGTCGTCCGGGTCGAGGGACTGACGTACGCGTATCCGGAGTCCGACGCCCCGGCGCTGGACGATGTCACCCTCGAGGTGCGGCGCGGTGAGGTGCTGGCGCTGGTCGGGGAGAACGGCTCGGGCAAGACCACGCTCAGCAAGCTGCTCACGGGGCTCTATCTCCCCACCAAGGGCGCGGTGACCTGGGACGGCACCAATGTGGAGGAGCTGGACCCGCAGGAGATGTGGCGGCATACGGCCGTGGTTCCCCAGGACTACGCCCACTGGCCGCTGAGCGCCCGGGACAACATCACGCTCGGCCAGCCGCGCGGCGGGGACGAGGCGGTGCGCACGGCGGCGGCGCACTCCGGTGCCCACGAGGTGGTGGACGGGCTGCGCAGCGGGCTGGACACCCTGCTGGCCCGGCAGTGGTGGGGCGGGGTGGAGCTGTCCGGCGGGCAGTGGCAGCGCATCGCGCTGGCCAGGGCGTTCCACCGGCCCGCCGGGCTGCTGGTCATGGACGAGCCGACCAGCGCCCTCGACGCGCGTGCCGAGCACCGGATCTTCGCGGGGCTGCGGCGGATGGCGCAGGACCGGGCGGTGGTCCTGGTGACGCACCGGCTGGCGAATGTGGCCGTGGCGGACCGGATCGTGGTGCTCGACCACGGGCGGGTGATCCAGCAGGGCACGTTCCAGCAACTGACCCGATCGCCGGGGCTCTTCCGGGAGTTATGGGAGCTTCAGAACGACCGTGGCGTTCCGGCGCCGCGCGGTGAGATGCCCTGA